In Camelina sativa cultivar DH55 chromosome 16, Cs, whole genome shotgun sequence, a single window of DNA contains:
- the LOC104753363 gene encoding uncharacterized protein LOC104753363 yields the protein MVFAMMSLGGRVDKTVHQGNGPNMFQLQGANYHLMGSMKPKENDYAKFSQLYIVDTDNEVTNRETVLRRLFQQYIVDAYSTIESNRLEYIKVNQSKLRCQNYSTVKEAADSRVEDMGEQGNPISILASFTGSPRYMVQSYYDAMAICKHYGFPDLFITFTSMYTVEFQKQGSPHAHILLFMDKRSKLPTADDINKIICAEIPDKDKKPELYEIIKDNMIHGPCGAAKRNSPCMVDGRCSKMYTKAHPDLTKVGKDCYPIYRRRNGMNFIEKGGFKCEYRYVVPYNEKLCLRYRAHINVERCNQTGSIKYMFKYINKGSDRVVVVVEPVNKSATSTTTNVGNTAQNKKKKKNEIKDYFDCRYVSASEAIWRIFKFPIQFRTTPVQRLSFHVEGKKPCYFKMNADIEEVLEKAVNEDSKLTAWFYLNTVNPEANQYLYAEIRAHFTWQGKKKQWNDRKRGFSLGRIDYVPRRMEPEYFMRILLNIVRGPKLFDDLKTYKGVVYKTYKEACFARGIRMEPKQCCSYLYKQYCGCITVVFRSSAT from the exons ATGGTGTTTGCAATGATGTCTCTAGGAGGAAGAGTAGATAAAACTGTACATCAAGGAAACGGACCAAACATGTTCCAGCTACAAGGAGCTAATTACCATCTAATGGGTAGTATGAAGCCAAAAGAAAATGACTATGCTAAGTTCTCACAGCTATACATTGTCGATACAGACAACGAAGTAACAAACAGAGAAACAGTTCTAAG GAGGTTGTTCCAACAGTACATAGTTGATGCATACTCGACAATAGAGTCCAATAGACTGGAATATATCAAGGTTAATCAATCGAAGCTAAGATGTCAAAACTACAGTACTGTAAAGGAAGCAGCTGATTCTAGAGTTGAAGATATGGGTGAACAAGGGAATCCTATTTCTATTCTTGCGTCTTTCACTGGTAGTCCACGATATATGGTTCAAAGCTACTATGATGCCATGGCTATATGCAAACATTATGGTTTTCCTGACCTTTTCATCACATTTACAT ctATGTATACTGTGGAGTTTCAGAAACAAGGGTCACCTCATGCCCATATACTATTGTTTATGGACAAGAGGAGTAAATTACCTACGGCTGATGACATCAACAAGATTATATGTGCAGAGATTCCAGATAAAGATAAAAAGCCTGAGCTGTATGAAATCATTAAAGATAACATGATTCATGGACCATGTGGAGCTGCCAAGCGGAATTCACCATGTATGGTTGATGGTAGATGCTCAAAAATGTATACAAAGGCACATCCAGATTTAACAAAAGTTGGGAAAGATTGCTATCCAATATATAGGAGAAGGAATGGAATGAATTTTATTGAAAAGGGAGGTTTCAAGTGTGAATATCGATATGTGGTGCCATATAATGAGAAGTTATGTCTGAGATACCGTGCTCACATCAACGTTGAAAGGTGCAACCAAACTGGCtctattaaatatatgttcaaGTACATTAACAAGGGATCTGATCGTGTTGTTGTGGTTGTCGAGCCAGTCAACAAAAGTGCTACATCGACTACAACTAATGTGGGAAATACAGCtcagaataaaaagaaaaagaaaaatgaaatcaaagattACTTTGATTGCAg aTATGTCTCGGCCTCCGAAGCTATTTGGCGAATCTTCAAGTTCCCAATACAATTCAGGACAACTCCAGTGCAAAGGCTATCGTTCCACGTAGAAGGGAAAAAACCATGTTATTTTAAGATGAATGCTGACATAGAAGAAGTATTGGAGAAGGCTGTCAATGAGGATTCAAAATTGACAGCTTGGTTCTACTTGAATACTGTCAACCCTGAGGCTAATCAGTATCTTTATGCCGAGATACGAGCTCACTTTACTTGGCAGGGTAAGAAGAAACAATGGAATGATAGGAAGAGAGGGTTTTCACTTGGTAGGATTGACTATGTTCCTAGACGAATGGAGCCTGAGTATTTCATGAGAATCCTCTTAAATATAGTTCGTGGACCTAAATTGTTTGACGATTTAAAAACTTACAAGGGTGTAGTTTATAAAACGTATAAAGAAGCATGTTTTGCAAGGGGTATTCGAATGGAGCCTAAACAATGTTGTTCATATCTTTATAAACAGTATTGTGGATGCATCACAGTTGTGTTTCGGTCCTCAGCTACGTAA